One Palaemon carinicauda isolate YSFRI2023 chromosome 4, ASM3689809v2, whole genome shotgun sequence DNA segment encodes these proteins:
- the LOC137639300 gene encoding uncharacterized protein, which produces MDLRVSIFPQPQHSVANIHVDVVGLLHTSRGNQYLLAVIDRSTCWPETIPMQSAICASCTLSLLSCRMARFGIPEHITSDMVTTFTSQLWTSLPNLHHITLYQTTANNPAVKGMVKSFYRKHLASLMSRWIDSNWFTQLPWFILGI; this is translated from the coding sequence ATGGATTTAAGAGtgagcatctttcctcaacctcagcatagtGTTGCCaacattcacgttgatgtagtaGGTCTCCTACACACATCACGAGGAAATCAATACCTGCTtgctgtcattgaccgctccacttgttggcctgaaaccattcccatgcaaTCAGCAATATGTGCCTCATGTACATTATCCTTACTCTCATGTAGgatggcgagatttggtatccctgagcatattacttctgacatggttaccactttcacctctcagttgtggacatcattaccgaATCTTCATcacatcaccctatatcagacaactgccaaCAACCCTGCAGTTAAAGGAATGGTTAAAAGCTTTTATCGCAAGCACTtagcatctttgatgtcccgctggattgactccaactggtttactcagcttccctggttcaTCCTTGGAATCTGA